The Comamonas sp. GB3 AK4-5 genome includes a region encoding these proteins:
- a CDS encoding IS5 family transposase (programmed frameshift): MARRPVSKELWRQLQPLIPAFVPSAKGGARKRAISDEAALNGILFVLQTGIPWEDLPQSLGYGSGMTCWRRLRDWNAAGVWEQLHQAMLTRLREHDQIDWSRASIDGSSVPKPPGGQETGPNPTDRGKLGSKRHIVVDARGIPLVILVSGANRHDSKMFEKCVDAIPAIAGLPGRPRKRPAKLHADKGYDFKRCRAHLRQQGIMGRIARRGIESSERLGKHRWVVERTHSWFAGFGKLRIRFERRLDIHEALLKLAAAIICARFVDRWC; the protein is encoded by the exons ATGGCACGACGACCCGTAAGCAAAGAACTGTGGCGACAGCTACAACCCCTGATCCCAGCCTTCGTGCCTTCTGCCAAAGGCGGTGCGCGCAAACGCGCAATCAGCGATGAAGCTGCCCTCAACGGCATCTTGTTCGTGCTGCAAACAGGCATTCCATGGGAAGACCTTCCCCAATCCCTGGGCTACGGCAGCGGCATGACTTGCTGGCGGCGCCTGCGCGACTGGAACGCCGCTGGTGTCTGGGAGCAGCTGCACCAAGCCATGCTGACTCGCTTGCGTGAACATGACCAAATCGATTGGAGCCGGGCCAGCATTGATGGCTCCTCGGTAC CCAAGCCCCCGGGGGGCCAGGAAACGGGCCCAAACCCCACGGACAGAGGCAAGCTCGGCTCCAAGCGGCACATCGTCGTAGATGCCAGAGGCATCCCGCTGGTGATCTTGGTAAGCGGGGCGAACAGGCATGACTCCAAGATGTTCGAGAAGTGTGTGGACGCGATTCCTGCGATTGCTGGCCTGCCAGGGCGTCCCCGTAAAAGGCCAGCCAAGCTGCACGCCGACAAAGGCTACGACTTCAAGCGATGCCGAGCCCATCTGAGGCAGCAGGGCATCATGGGCCGAATTGCCAGAAGAGGCATTGAGAGCAGCGAGCGGCTGGGCAAACACCGGTGGGTGGTGGAGAGGACGCACAGCTGGTTTGCAGGCTTTGGCAAGCTGCGAATCCGCTTTGAACGACGGCTGGATATCCACGAAGCGCTGCTGAAATTGGCGGCAGCGATCATCTGCGCGCGCTTCGTGGATCGGTGGTGTTAG
- a CDS encoding ANTAR domain-containing response regulator → MDGMHGIEMLLAEELEQRCRCLLQAPAAATATSRAPDASLPEFFRSPEVASPRPPGSSLPPSGLGPGLAPQLEQSVLALVQEQAQRLQAMHTELASARSALTERKTLEHAKGLLMAHRQLSESEAHKLLRQTAMNQNRRLQEVAEAVLAMAELLPLSQGQCAEEVKACKAARR, encoded by the coding sequence ATGGATGGCATGCACGGCATCGAGATGCTGCTGGCCGAAGAGCTGGAACAGCGCTGCCGCTGCCTGCTGCAGGCGCCCGCAGCGGCCACCGCCACATCCCGCGCGCCAGACGCCAGCCTGCCTGAATTCTTTCGCAGCCCGGAAGTGGCAAGCCCCAGGCCGCCGGGCAGCAGCTTGCCCCCCAGCGGCCTGGGTCCAGGGCTGGCGCCGCAGCTGGAGCAATCGGTGCTGGCCCTGGTGCAGGAGCAGGCCCAGCGGCTGCAGGCCATGCACACCGAGCTGGCCAGTGCGCGTTCGGCCCTCACCGAGCGCAAGACGCTGGAGCACGCCAAGGGCTTGCTGATGGCGCACCGCCAGCTCAGCGAAAGCGAGGCCCACAAGCTGCTGCGCCAGACCGCCATGAACCAGAACCGGCGCCTGCAGGAAGTGGCCGAGGCGGTGCTGGCCATGGCCGAGCTGCTGCCGCTCAGCCAGGGTCAGTGCGCGGAAGAGGTCAAGGCCTGCAAGGCTGCCAGGAGATAG